The genome window CTTTTAATCAAGACTGGTCTAAACAATCTAGGATGTAAGATATCTGTGCCTCTCTGTGGCTATAGGagcccagaggaaggagggaaaaccCACGGAAATTAACTGGCCCGGGCCAGGCCGAGGCTCAACATCCCCTGTACAGCAATACTCTAAGGACTCAGAAATTATTCTGAGCCCAGATTTGGGTGGAGGAAGTGTTCTAATACCAAGTGAACAAATATCTACTGTTTGACAGATCCCCTACATAGTTTTCACACTTGTTTAATAAAACACCTAATTTTTTCCGTACAGTTGTCTTATGAGGTAtgttttaggaaagaagaaatttaggTTCAAAGAGATTCAATAACGCACACAAGGTCATATAGTTGATAAGCACGGGATAAGGGATCAGCATTTGTGCCAGGTTCCAAAGTCCATGCTTCTTGCACAGTCTTACAGGGTCAAAGTGGAGAAGGGGACCAGGTAAATAAAGCAGCCAAAGCCGCGGTGGCCAGCCCTGAAGATGGATATCCTCAGCCAGGCTGGTGGGGCAGCCCATGGATACTGGGCTCTGGGCTGAAGAGTCAATTTGGAGGGTCCAGGATGCCTTCCGGCGTCCACTCTGACTTAAGAGTAGGCCAGGGTAGGGTCCACCTGAGCTCCCCAAGGGCTGCATCTCGAAACACCGGTGCTCTGACACGCTCCAGCTGACGTTAGTTTCTGAAGTGATACATGACCTGGCTGcccgagggggagggggaggacgcTGTTGCCGCCCAAACCTCTGCGTCCTGGAACAACCCCCAAACACGCCCCCACCAGCCCCTCAGCGATTTGCGGGCACAGAGACCAGGCAGCCGCGCACGTGTGTCCGCAGGGCAGAGGGCGGGGATTGCTCACCGCGCCGGACTACAAGACCCACAATGCTCCGGGCTGCGGCGGCGGCGCAGCGGCAGCGGGGAAGCCTTCAGGTGTCTGCGACCTCGCCACCTCCCGCCCGGAAGTGCCCGAGGGTCCGCTATGGAGCTGGCGGAGCCAGGCGGTGAGTCCCTGCGCCTTGACCGTACCCACCCCGCCGCCACCTCAGCTGGCCCCCGCTCGCCCCGCCTCGGGATCGCCCTCGCCCTCCCGCCACTCGGGGGTTGGGTGTGGGGGGCGGGAAGATGGGAGGGGTGATAGAGGATCAGGGTGGGGAGGGCGAAGTCTTGGATTCCCGGCCGCGATCTGGGGTCCTGCAGCAGGCTGAGTTTGGAGAGGCTTTCAGAGGAGGCGCGGGGTCGGGCCGCCTCGGGGTGGGGTTTGAGTGCACCAGGAGGGGCCGAGTTGGGTGGGGGGTGGCAACCCTCGGAGGTTCCAGTTTGCCAAAGGGCGCAGTTTGACTTTGGGCGTGGGGAAGCCTTGGGAAGCGGTCCCGTGCCGCGGGTCGGGGTTTGGGTAAATGGTAACCGGgcggtgtgtgtctgtgtgagtgtgagtgtgagtgtgtgtgtgtgtgtgtgtggagagagagacctttttcttcccccttggAGAAACTTTAGCGATGAAAGAGTAGATAAGCTTTGGGTGAAATAGACGAAGGAGTAGATCAACTTTGGGATGACCTAGACGGAAAGAATAGGTAAGCTTTGGGGTGAAGTTTGGTGGAGGTTGAATTTAGGGGAGTGTCGCTTAGAAGGTCAAGGCCCTGACCTCGGAATAGGGTTTGGGTGAATTGGGCAGCCGGTTGAAGACCTGATCTCAGGTTACAAAAAATTAGGACTTGGGATTTGGTGATGGGAAGGGGTACGTGGGGCAAGTTTGGGGTAACTGGGTGTCAGAGCGGTCCATGTCCCACGGTGGGGCTCGGGTATGCGGCAGAGGTCTGAGGACTGGGAGAGTtgtggtggggtggggtcagGAGCCCCCCCGAAGTGCAGAGGGCTCTTGGCGGGTGAGCCAGCCCCTCATGGGTTCTTTGTGCCTCTCCAGCTCCGTAGTGCTGCGGGCAAGGCAGGTGCCATGGCCCTGATCGAAGGGGTGGGCGATGAGGTGACCATCCTTTTCGCGGTGCTTGCCTGCCTTCTGGTGCTGGCTCTCGCCTGGGTCTCAACACACACTGCCGAGGGCGCTGACCCACTGCCCCAGCCGTCAGGGACCCCAACACCGACACAGCCCAGCGAAGCCATGGCGGTCACCGACAGCATCGGAGGGGAGGCCCCAGGAGCTGAGACCCCCAGCCTGAGACACAGAGGTCAGGCTGCACAGCCAGAACCTGGCGTGGGGCTCCCAGCAACACCGCCACCTCCGGACTCCCCCCAGGAGCCCCTAGTACTTCGGCTGAAATTCCTCAACGATTCAGAGCAGGTGGCCAGGGCCTGGCCCCATGACACCATTGGCTCCCTGAAAAGGTAAGCCGGGAAgagaggacaggaataaagtgcTAAAGAGTGGGGTGGGCACGATCACAGACCTAGAAGGGCCACTGAGGATTACCAGTATCTGAGACTTACTCCTCcgtttatagatgagggaactgaggcccccaAATCACACACCGTATTGTTCCCCTGAAGCAGGAGGGGCCCCCTTGGAGGCCCTGACTTGGGTGGTAGGTGGAGGAcagaggtgagggtgggagagTTATTCCGGGCAAGGGGCCAGGATTGCCTGAGACCTGCTCTATTACCCAGGTCCCTCTCTCCTCAGGACCCAGTTTCCTGGCCGGGAACAGCACGTGCGACTCATCTACCAAGGGCAACTGTTAGGAGACGACACCCAGACCCTGGGCAGCCTTCACCTCCCTCCCAGCTGTGTTCTCCACTGCCACGTGTCCACCCGGGTGGGTCCCTCACACCCACCGTGCCCACCGGGCTCAGAGCCAGGCCCCTCCGGGCTGGAAGTAGGCAGCCTGCTGCCGcccctgctgcttctgctgccgctgctgctctGGTACTGCCAGATCCAGTACCGGCCCTTCTTTCCCCTCACCGCCACTCTGGGTCTGGCCGGCTTCACCCTGCTCCTCAGTCTCCTGGCCTTTGCCATGTACCGCCCGTAGTGCCTCCACGAGCTCTTGGCAGTGTGGCTGGCCCCTCCGGACCTTGCTCCCCACTACACGGTGGGAGGTGCTGTCTGCCCAGGCCTGCCTCTCCGACCTGCCTCTTCCCGCTACCCTGGAGCCCAGCCCTGCGCCGCAGAGCACTCCAGGGGCCAGCGGAGGCCCCTCCCTGTGACCTCCACGGCGGCTCTGGGCCGCCCCCCGGGGCAGCTGGCCCTCCGCACCCACTAACAGTCGGCTCCTCCGGGTCAGACAGCTGCTGTCGCTGCCTTGGCCCTGGGCAGAGCCGGGCCACGCCCCTGGGCCCTTCTTAGTGTTCTGCCTGAGAATCCAGCCACCTCTAGTCCCTGACAGCTCCTTGGGCTGATTTAGGGACTCAAAGACTGTGAGGGGCTGGAGAaggggagctgggaggggtgCAGGGGGTTCTCTGGAACACGTGCAGATTAAATAACTGTGAAGTTTTCACCCTtggtgtgtgtctgcgtgtgcgGGCCCGGGGGCCGGGGAGCTCTTGCCCACTGGGAGAAAAGGCATGAAGGGCGCCGACCGGGCGCTTCGCTCTGCCCAACCTGCCCAGCCCGGCCTCTTGACTCCCCGTCACCTTTTCATCCCAGCCTCAGCGACTAGCCCTTTggccccgcccaggccccgccccggccccgccccatcGCCGCGCGCGCAGCTTCCCGGAAGCAGGGGGCGGGGCGCGCGGCGACCTGGCGCGCGAGGACTGACGGGAGCCACGTCTTTGCTGGCCGAGGACTGTGCCGCCGCGCTTGGCGTCCGGGCGGCGATCCGGGGGctgctgggaagatggcggactCGGCCCCCCGATGAGGAGGCCGCGGGGGGAGCTCGGCCCCCGGGCCTCGAGACCGACTGAGGGAGCGACCTGCGCGGGGCCTGGGGAGCCATGTAGGGGTGGTGCCTGCGGGGCGGGCCGCGGGAGGGCGGCGGGAGTCGGTGTTGGCGACCGTGCCCACGGTCTCCTGGCATCCCCGGGCCGGGTGGGCGTGGGGGGGGGGCCCTGACACCGCCGACTCCGCGCCATGGCAAAGCTGCGCCCTCGGGCTCCACGGGCGCCCTCCAAGGTGGGCCCTGCGTTCTCGTTTCACGGGCGAGGAGGCTTGGGCAGAGAGACGAAgccacttgtccaaggtcacgcagctggtAAGTGGGAGCACCCAGCATGGAACCCAGGACCGTCCGGCTGCGGAGCCCGCGCTCCACCCTCCGTGCTGCCGCCGCCTCCTGCGGGAGGGGGAGGTGGTCGGGAGGGCGTATCGTCGCGGCGAgctgggctccaggctgggcGCGACCACTAACCAGATTCGTGACCTCGGGCTTAACGTAACCCCCtcgcctctctgggccttggtttctccACCTGTGAAATCGAGGTAAtgccagccctgcctccctcctcgtGGGCCTgtaaggaggaggagagggggtaATGCATGTGGAATTGCTTTGTAAATATCCCTACGCTGAGCACACTGAAGGATTACGATTGCTGTTTCGAAGGATGGAAGAAGGCAGAGAGGGGCGGGTTGGGAAGAGGAGCAGGGCAGTCACAAAGAAGGGTGAACATGAGTCAGGGTTGCTCTGACCCCAGGCTCCACCGGATGGGGAGCGAGGTGAGGAGTAGATAGCTGGTCTTCCTCACCACTGGAGAATACCTCACCCCCTTTTCTGGGCCACCCCTCAGGGTCTCCATCACCCAACTCCATGCTTCGAgtcctgctctctgcccaggcCTCCAGTGCCCGGCTGTCTGGCCTGCTGCTGCTCCCACCAGTACAGCCCTACTGTCTGGGGCCCAGCAAATGGGGAGACCGGCCTCCTGGAGGAGCCCCCCATGCAGGCCCTGTGCAGGGGTTGCAGCGGCTTCTGGAACAGGCGAGGAGCCCTGGGGAGCTGCTGCGCTGGCTGGGCCAGAACCCCACCAAGGTGCGCGCCCACCACTACCCTGTGGCACTTCGTCGCCTGGGCCAGCTCTTGGGGTCTCAGCCACGACCCCCTCCTGTGGAGCAGGCCACACTTCAGGACTTGAGTCAGCTCATCATCCGAAACTGCCCCTCCTTTGACATTCACACCATCCACGTGTGTCTGCACCTTGCAGTCTTACTTGGTGAGGACGacgtctgggggtggggaggggggcgttAACGGAAGAATAGAGAAACAGCGGAGGACCCGAGATCGCTGACAGAACCCACCTCTCGGGCTTGCCGGGAACGGCACATACGCTGCCACACTTGCTGCTGCTCCCCTGTATTCACGGCAGACATCACGAGTCAAGCAGCAGGTGTTGCAGCTTAGCTGGGGTGCCACCCCAGGTCCCTTCTAATACAGCGCTCTAGGAAGCCCCTGCAATTTGGTCCCACTGGCAAGAGATGAGAACTCACTTGCCTTCTTTGTATAAGGCCTTCCCCACAGGCTGTTCTGGTACCTTAGTTCACGCGGTATCTCACATTTCTCTAGTGTTTCCACGTGCTCTGTAGCAAACCTTCCAGCCCAGAAAACAAGAGATGAGAAGGATTGGGAATTCATTAACTAAACCCCGGGACTGGAGCAGCACAGAGCAACTCCCTGTTGCTAGGACTGCCTCCTCTGACCCTCTCCTCCTCAGGCTTCCCGTCAGATGGGCCCCTGGTGTGTGCCCTGGAGCAGGAGCAAAGGCTCCGCCTCCCTCCGAAGCCGCCTCCCCCTCTGCAGCCTGTCCTTCGTGGTGGGCTAAGGTTGGAAGCTGCTCTGAGCTGCCCCCGTTTCCAGCGGCATCCACAGCATCACCTCATCCGCAGCCTGGCAGGTGCTGGAGGGGGTTAAGGTTcatgggaggaggggagctgAGGCAGAGGCAGGTGGTGTCTGGTGGAAATCTAGTTGAGGTCTGGCCCGAGGGTCCGGCGTGATGAGCTGTTCTTCGCAGAGGCCATGCCAGAGGAACTGACGCCCCACGTGATGGTGCTCCTGGCCCAGCACTTGGCCCGCCACCGGTTGCGGGAGCCCCAGCTTCTGGAAGCCATTGCCCACTTCCTGGTGGCCCAGGAAGCCCAGCTCAACAGCAAGGTGGGATTACCTCCCACCTTCCCATGCTCCTCTCCTACTCATCCCATCCTCAGACACGCTGGCAGGCCTAACCCCCATCCAGCTTGACTGGCTGCTTCTGTCTGCAGCAGACAACCCACTTAGGCTCTCTGCTCCTTCCCGTGGGGTTCCACCTTTGCTCACACCCTCGCGGGCTTGTCCAGCCCCCCAGCATGTACGCCTGGTTGTCTGCACTTCTCCAGACACTCTTAGCCCCTGTCTTAGCTTGGGTGATCCCACTCTGCTAAGTCTTCAGGGAGAGAACCCACAGCCACGTCTCCTCTGCTTGTTTGAAGGCTAATCACGTGGAGCTCAAGCAGCGCTTAGGCTGTTGAGCTTCTGGTGTGTATGCAGAGGCACTGTTCTGCCTTTATGGTGATGCTATGAGCTTGCAGGCCAAGCCTCCCTGAGGTTCAGCTTGTAAAGAACATCGGAGAACCATTTCACGCCGGGTGATGGGCTGCCCTTGCTCCACAGGTGGTACAGAAGTTGGTCCTGCCCTTTGGGCGACTGAACTACCTGCCCCTGGAACAGCAGTTTATGCCCTGCCTTGAGAGGATCCTGGCTCGGGAAGCAGGGGTGGCCCCCCTGGCAACTGTCAACATCTTGATGTCACTGTGCCAGCTGCGGTGCCTGCCCTTCCGAGCCCTGcactttgttttttccccagGTTTCATCAGCCACATCAGTGGTGCGCAGACCGGAGGGCTGGCTGGGTCCCGGGGAGCCAGTGGGCAGGGGAAGCAGGGTGGGGGTCTGCAACCCAGTAAGCCTCGTCCTGCTTTGCTGCAGGCACCCCTCACGCCCTGATTGTGCGGCGCTACCTCTCCCTGCTAGACACAGCCGTGGAGCTGGAGCTCCCAGGATATCGGGGTCCCCGCCTTCCCCGAAGGCAACAAGTGCCCATCTTCCCCCAGCCACTCATCACCGACCGTGCCCGTTGCAAGTACAGGTGGATGGGGCagctttggggaggggaggggagcggcCCGCGAGAAGCACGGGGTAGGCAAACCCGGGGGACCGTGTACTGTGCGTGCTGCTGCGCCCTAGGCAGTCAGGAAGAGCGGAGCAGCAAAGGCCTTTCCCGGGGGCGTGGAACCAGGCAGGAGGGAGCTAGAACGAGTGTCTTGGGGGCCTTCCTGATCCCGGCGTTCTCCCCCTCAGTCACAAGGATATAGTAGCCGAGGGGCTGCGCCAGCTGCTGGGGGAGGAGAAGTATCGGCAGGACCTGACCGTGCCTCCAGGCTACTGCACAGGTGAGCTCCGGGTGGGCCAGCGGCTCGCCAGGCTGGCCAGGACATGGAGCCTCCGCTGAAGGCCAGCGGCTCTTTCTCTCCATGCCCTGCAGACTTCCTGCTCTGTGTCAGCAGCTCTGGTGCTGTGCTCCCCGTGAGAACCCAGGACCCCTTCCTACCGTACCCTCCCCGGTCCTGTCCCTACACAACCCGCGACCCTGCCCAAAGGTAAGGGAAGAGGGTGGGAGAGCCTCGCCTGCCTTCATAGACAGAAACTCTGAGCCAGTCACTTGCTTCTCCTCCAGGGTGGTACTGATGCTGCGGGAACGCTGGCATTTCTGCCGGGATGGCCGAGTGCTGCTGGGCTCACGGGCCCTGCGGGAGCGGCATCTGGGCCTGATGGGCTACCAGCTCCTGCCGGTGAGAGCCCTCCCCACGCCCACACACTCAGCTAGTACTCCTCCCCCGCCGGCCAGGCCCTGGGGTAACCTGCTACCCTCTCCCCCTGCAGCTACCCTTCGAGGAACTGGAGTCACAGAGAGGCCTGCCCCAGCTCAAGAGCTACCTGAGGCAGAAGCTCCAGGCCCTGGGCCTCCGCTGGGGGCCTGAAGGGGGGTGAGGGTGTGCACACGGGTTCAGGACGGCCCCCCGCGTTGGGGGGTGGACAGTTTGCACTTTGGCTCTCTCTGCTCTGTCATTAAAGTCCCTTTCCTTCCCCATTGCACATCTCGTTCCTGGGACAGTGGGCTGGATTCCGCCACCTCTCTTCCATTCACACCTGgctgacacagacacacacacagacacacacacacacacacacacacggccggGGATAGGTGGGGGCCGAAGCACTTTATTGCGGGGGGGCTGGTAAGGGGACTTTAAATTATTCACTTAAATAAAAAcgaggagggaggagggcggggagagCACCCCCAGCCCGGTCCCTCTGTCCACCTGTCCCTCGGCTGTCCGTCCCGGCAGCGGCTACACAGGCATGGGCATCTCGTTGTACTCGTCCACACCCTCCCGCTCATCAAATACCGGCTCTGCCTCGTTAGCGTCCAGCTGCGGTGGGGACAGAGTCGGGAAGGTCGGTGCCGAGCGCGACCTCGGCAAGACCGAGGAGGGGGCCGGGGGGAGCGCCAAAGCCTTACGCATTTCATCTCTCGCTCGGTGAAGACGCGGCTGAGCACCAGCATGCGGAGCGGCACGGTGAGGATGAGGATGAAGGGGAAGGCCAGGGAGGCAGCCGTGGACATGACGGCCCAGAGCACGGCCAGGCAGAGCAGCTGCAGGGCTGTGAACAGGTGCATACGGAGCGTCCgaacctgggggcggggggggggtggggcaaGACAGGTGAGCCCAGGCTTCTCCCCAGCCTCCGAGCGCCCCGGTCCCCGGAGGGCCATAGGCCTGCCACGTCCAGAGGCCGATGACCCCTCTCCCCTCCGCAGGGGTGGGACGGAAGCGCCTTCTTGGGTGCCTACCGGAGACGGGTCTGCCCAGGCTAAATGGTAGCTGGCCAGAGTGGGCAGACGGGGGGCTGCGGGGTGACCCCCACAGACCAGGAGGGGGCGGAGGCATGGGGCCCCGCCGAGCCGGGTCTCACCTTCTTGACATAGGTGACGTCTGGGTGGTGTTTGGGTGGCATGAGCAGCAGGTGCAGCCGCTCGTAGAACTGGATCCCGTTAAGGGAGGTGACTCCCATGTACAGGAAGATCCCGAAGAGCACAGCCAGGGGGATCTGCCGGAGCAGATCCCCGATgaccagggagaggcctgggaggggaggagaaggaacagCTGGCCCCCGGGCTCTCCACTCCGTGGCCCCAAGACCCCTCCGGGAAGGCTGGGCACGAAAGGTGAACGTACCCACAAGCAGGGCGACCAGCAGCCCCGTCACCCGCTGCTCCTTGACCTCCTGGATCTTGGGCTTGTCCCCGGGCGCCACAGCCTTGCTCATGACAGTAAGCGCGTTGGCATGCGTGACGGAGCGGACGGTGGCAGCAGCCAACCAGGGCAAGCCAAAGAGGGCACAGATGCCGCCCATGGCCACGATGAGCAGCAGGTCCAGGTGGAAGCCGGAGCCCTTCTGCAGCATGCGCTCCTTCTTGGAGATGATCAGCCTGAGTGGAGACAGGCATGCACGGAGGCCCGGGCCCAGCCTGGCAGACAACTGTGTCTTTCCAGAGCGCCCCGTCAGTCCCCTCCGTCTGTTTTGGGAACCTGATGGTCCCTGCCTCCTCCGTCAGGGCGAGGGTTCCATCGTGGAACTGAGTCCTACCTGGCCCTCCCCCCCCTCCTGGACAGCTGCCAGCCCGTACTGTGCCCAGCCGAGCAAACGTCAGTGGGATTTTCTGCTGCCTACAGAGTAAACTCCAGCAGCCAGCCTGCCGGGGGCTCCAGCCCCTCCACGCAGCAGGCGGGCCCCGTCTGCACAGCACCCCGCCTCCGCCAGGACCACTCACGTGGTGATCTGTGTCTCCATGAAGATAAGGATGAAGACCAAGATGGCGGGCAGCAGGCTGGCGACCATCATCCACACGGGGAAGGAGCTGCGCTCCCCCAGGGGGTTGATGACCCAGCCCCGCTTCCCTGGGGCTGTCACCGAGAATCCGCTGGGCACGCTCAGCTTCTGCGGGGCACAGGGTGGGGCCGGGGGCGGGTGAACCTCGGAGGGAGTGCCCTGAGCTGCGCTGGGCAGGGTGGATGCTGAAGGCGCGCTGTGGGAAAGGCCTGGTGTCTGCCCAGTTTAGAGGCAGCTCTGGACTTGGGGCCCGGAGGGGAACATCCAGAGTCCAGCACCGCCTCGCTGCTGCGTGCGCTCCGCCGTACCTGGGTATAGGTGTCCTCGATACTGTAATCCACAAGCACCATGATGAGGATGGCGATGGGTACCCCAAAGTCCCCGATCACTCGCCGCACCTGTGGGCGAGCACCATGCTCAGAGGCCCCACCCCTCGCTCCAGCCCCGACCCGGAGTCgccccccttcctgcccccagatCTCGCCTCCCTCGGGCCTGCCAGCCCACACACCCGGCCAGGGAAGAACCGGCTGTTCTTGAACTTGCGCAGGAAGAAGGCGATGAAGAAGGTGCCAGCCATGAGCACCAGCGACAACAGGGCGGTGTTGGGCTGGCCCCGGGGCCTCCCCTGCCTGGACGGCCCCGCTGAGCTCTCATTCCTCGGCCCCAGCGTGGCTCCCGCTCCTGCCCCAGCCCACGTGGTGTTCTCGCTACTGTCTGCCTCGGAGCTGTTGGAGACCGAACAGCCGTGGAGGGGATGTTCCTGGAAGATCTGGGGAGAGGACAAAGGATTCTATCAGCTTAACTGGTGAGTCATCCGGGACTCAGCTATATGCTGAGTGggacaggtggggctgggggtggctggcctgccctcaaggagcttgtcTTGATTAAGAAAATGACCGAGGTGACCAGATGTGAGCACAAGACAACTAGGAATTAAGAGAGGGGctggtctgggacttccctggcggtccagtggttaagactgagcttccagtgcagggcgtgtgtgggtttgatccctggtcagggagctaagatcccacatgccacccggcgtggccaaaaaattaaaaaaaaaaaaagaggggttgATCTAATTCGGGAAAGTAGCTGCAAACGAGGCTCCAGCCAGGCCTGGAGGAGCAACACAGGGAGCGTGGTGGACCTTGGGGGCACATCTTCTCCTGATCCTGACACAGACACAGACGTGGGTGTGATGCCCAGACCGTGACCCTGTCTCTCATCTTGGGGGCCTTTGACATTCTGGATTGTTCGCTGCTTTAACAaaagcacagggacttccctggtggcgcagtggttaagaaatcgcctgccaatgcaggggacacgggttcgagccctggtccgggaagatctcaNNNNNNNNNNNNNNNNNNNNNNNNNNNNNNNNNNNNNNNNNNNNNNNNNNNNNNNNNNNNNNNNNNNNNNNNNNNNNNNNNNNNNNNNNNNNNNNNNNNNNNNNNNNNNNNNNNNNNNNNNNNNNNNNNNNNNNNNNNNNNNNNNNNNNNNNNNNNNNNNNNNNNNNNNNNNNNNNNNNNNNNNNNNNNNNNNNNNNNNNNNgccacaactactgagcctgcgctctagagcccacgagccacaactactgagcctgcgctctagagcccacgagccacaactactgagcccgcacgcctagagcccatgctccgcaacaagagaagccaccgcagtgagaagcccgcgcaccgcaacgaagagcagcccccgctcgccgcaactagagaaagcccgcgtgcagcagcaaagaccgaacacagccaaaaataaataaataaataaataaaattattcaaaaaacaaaaaaaacaaaagcacatattaccttcattattaaaaatatgtgagtCATCCACGTAGATATTCAGCCTCACAGGTAATGAAATAATTGCAAAGTAAGCTCATAAGGATCTCCCTTTTcacaacttaaatttttttttttttttttttgcggtacgcaggcctctcactgctgtggcctctcccgttgaggggagcaggctccggacgcgcaggctcagcggccacggctcacgggcccagccgctccgcggcacgtgggatcctcccggNNNNNNNNNNNNNNNNNNNNNNNNNNNNNNNNNNNNNNNNNNNNNNNNNNNNNNNNNNNNNNNNNNNNNNNNNNNNNNNNNNNNNNNNNNNNNNNNNNNNNNNNNNNNNNNNNNNNNNNNNNNNNNNNNNNNNNNNNNNNNNNNNNNNNNNNNNNNNNNNNNNNNNNNNNNNNNNNNNNNNNNNNNNNNNNNNNNNNNNNNNNNNNNNNNNNNNNNNNNNNNNNNNNNNNNNNNNNNNNNNNNNNNNNNNNNNNNNNNNNNNNNNNNNNNNNNNNNNNNNNNNNNNNNNNNNNNNNNNNNNNNNNNNNNNNNNNNNNNNNNNNNNNNNNNNNNNNNNNNNNNNNNNNNNNNNNNNNNNNNNNNNNNNNNNNNNNNNNNNNNNN of Physeter macrocephalus isolate SW-GA chromosome 5, ASM283717v5, whole genome shotgun sequence contains these proteins:
- the FASTK gene encoding fas-activated serine/threonine kinase isoform X2, which produces MAKLRPRAPRAPSKVGPAFSFHGRGGLGRETKPLVQGHAAGSPSPNSMLRVLLSAQASSARLSGLLLLPPVQPYCLGPSKWGDRPPGGAPHAGPVQGLQRLLEQARSPGELLRWLGQNPTKVRAHHYPVALRRLGQLLGSQPRPPPVEQATLQDLSQLIIRNCPSFDIHTIHVCLHLAVLLGFPSDGPLVCALEQEQRLRLPPKPPPPLQPVLRGGLRLEAALSCPRFQRHPQHHLIRSLAEAMPEELTPHVMVLLAQHLARHRLREPQLLEAIAHFLVAQEAQLNSKVVQKLVLPFGRLNYLPLEQQFMPCLERILAREAGVAPLATVNILMSLCQLRCLPFRALHFVFSPGFISHISGTPHALIVRRYLSLLDTAVELELPGYRGPRLPRRQQVPIFPQPLITDRARCNHKDIVAEGLRQLLGEEKYRQDLTVPPGYCTDFLLCVSSSGAVLPVRTQDPFLPYPPRSCPYTTRDPAQRVVLMLRERWHFCRDGRVLLGSRALRERHLGLMGYQLLPLPFEELESQRGLPQLKSYLRQKLQALGLRWGPEGG
- the FASTK gene encoding fas-activated serine/threonine kinase isoform X3; translation: MRRPRGELGPRASRPTEGATCAGPGEPWSPSPNSMLRVLLSAQASSARLSGLLLLPPVQPYCLGPSKWGDRPPGGAPHAGPVQGLQRLLEQARSPGELLRWLGQNPTKVRAHHYPVALRRLGQLLGSQPRPPPVEQATLQDLSQLIIRNCPSFDIHTIHVCLHLAVLLGFPSDGPLVCALEQEQRLRLPPKPPPPLQPVLRGGLRLEAALSCPRFQRHPQHHLIRSLAEAMPEELTPHVMVLLAQHLARHRLREPQLLEAIAHFLVAQEAQLNSKVVQKLVLPFGRLNYLPLEQQFMPCLERILAREAGVAPLATVNILMSLCQLRCLPFRALHFVFSPGFISHISGTPHALIVRRYLSLLDTAVELELPGYRGPRLPRRQQVPIFPQPLITDRARCKYSHKDIVAEGLRQLLGEEKYRQDLTVPPGYCTDFLLCVSSSGAVLPVRTQDPFLPYPPRSCPYTTRDPAQRVVLMLRERWHFCRDGRVLLGSRALRERHLGLMGYQLLPLPFEELESQRGLPQLKSYLRQKLQALGLRWGPEGG
- the FASTK gene encoding fas-activated serine/threonine kinase isoform X1 → MAKLRPRAPRAPSKVGPAFSFHGRGGLGRETKPLVQGHAAGSPSPNSMLRVLLSAQASSARLSGLLLLPPVQPYCLGPSKWGDRPPGGAPHAGPVQGLQRLLEQARSPGELLRWLGQNPTKVRAHHYPVALRRLGQLLGSQPRPPPVEQATLQDLSQLIIRNCPSFDIHTIHVCLHLAVLLGFPSDGPLVCALEQEQRLRLPPKPPPPLQPVLRGGLRLEAALSCPRFQRHPQHHLIRSLAEAMPEELTPHVMVLLAQHLARHRLREPQLLEAIAHFLVAQEAQLNSKVVQKLVLPFGRLNYLPLEQQFMPCLERILAREAGVAPLATVNILMSLCQLRCLPFRALHFVFSPGFISHISGTPHALIVRRYLSLLDTAVELELPGYRGPRLPRRQQVPIFPQPLITDRARCKYSHKDIVAEGLRQLLGEEKYRQDLTVPPGYCTDFLLCVSSSGAVLPVRTQDPFLPYPPRSCPYTTRDPAQRVVLMLRERWHFCRDGRVLLGSRALRERHLGLMGYQLLPLPFEELESQRGLPQLKSYLRQKLQALGLRWGPEGG
- the TMUB1 gene encoding transmembrane and ubiquitin-like domain-containing protein 1 — translated: MALIEGVGDEVTILFAVLACLLVLALAWVSTHTAEGADPLPQPSGTPTPTQPSEAMAVTDSIGGEAPGAETPSLRHRGQAAQPEPGVGLPATPPPPDSPQEPLVLRLKFLNDSEQVARAWPHDTIGSLKRTQFPGREQHVRLIYQGQLLGDDTQTLGSLHLPPSCVLHCHVSTRVGPSHPPCPPGSEPGPSGLEVGSLLPPLLLLLPLLLWYCQIQYRPFFPLTATLGLAGFTLLLSLLAFAMYRP